The Dictyoglomus sp. NZ13-RE01 sequence AAAATCTTTGCTCCTCTTGGAAATATGGCTATAAATGTGGATGATATTGTTCAAAATGTTAGTAAAGAAGGAATTACTGATATTTCTTTTACTGTACCAGAAAAAGAGCTTGAAAAAGCTTTAGAAGTAGTTAACAATGTTGCAAAAGAAATAAATGCTAATGGAGTAATTTATGATAGCAATGTAGGAAAGGTATCTATTGTTGGTTGGGGGATGCAAGGAACCCCTGGAATAGCAGCAAAAATGTTTGGTATTTTAGCTGAAAACAATATAAATATTGAAATGATAACAACATCTGAGATTAAAATTACATGCATTATAAGGAGAGAACTTGTTGAAAAAGCGGTAAGAGCACTTCATGAAGGATTTAATTTAGGGGAAGAGAGTTAAACTCTTCCCCTTTTATCAACCTACTTAATCTCTACTACTGCACCCTCTGCTTCTAATTTCTTCTTAATATCTTCTGCTTCTTCTTTACTTACTCCTTCCTTAACTGGCTTTGGTGTAGAATCTACTAAGTCCTTTGCTTCTTTTAAACCAAGTCCTGTAACCTCACGTACAACTTTTAGTACCTTTATCTTATTGGGTCCTGCATCTTTTAGAATAACATCAAAAGTAGTTTTTTCCTCAACTGGTGCTGCAGCTGCCCCAGGAGCAGCAGTTGCAACAGCTGCAACAGGCATTGCTGCACTTACTCCAAACTCTTCCTCTAAAGCTTTTACTAACTCTACAAGCTCTAATACTTTCATCTCTTTGATTGCCTGAATAATTTCCTCTTTGTTCATCTCTTCAACTCCTCCTTATTATTCTGAAATTTTTTCTTTTTCATTCTTAATAGCATTTAAAGTCCACACTAATTTATTAACAGGCCAGTTTAAGCTCATAACAAGTCTTGTTAAAGGAGCGCTTATACTGCCTATTAATTGTGACAATAAAACTTCTTTTGGTGGTAAGTTTGCAAGAGCTTTTATCTCTTCAGCATTATATAACTCTCCTTCAACAATACCACCTTTGAGCTTTAACTTCTCATGCTCTTTAGAAAAGTCCAACAAAATTTTTAATGTAGTAAAAGGATCATTATAACAATAGGTAAATGCTGTGGGACCAACTAAATAGTCCTCCACGTTCTTACTGGGCATAAATTTCTTAAAAGCCCTTAATGCTAACGTATTTTTGACAACTCTGTATTCTGCTCCAACTCCTCTTAACTTTGCCCTTAACTGAGTAAGATCTGCAACCGTTAGACCACTAAACTCAGTAAATATTACACTATTTGCTTTTGAAAGCTTTTCGTAGATCTCCTCTACTTTTAGTTCTTTCTCTGGCTTCGGCAATCTCTCACCTCCTTCTCATTTTAAAAACATAAGGAAAGCCTTCTGGCTTTCCTTATGGAAATTACTATTTTTATATCTTAAGGTAACCAGTAAGGCCTACGTAGGATTTAAAAACCTACGGTCTTGGGCCCCAATATTTAATTTTTTATTCTATTTTAGGCAACTTCCTCCCTACGTAATACTTCTGTTAAATTCTTAGTATCTATTGGTATACTAGGTCCCATTGATGGGGATATATAAACACTCTTAAAGTATTGTCCCTTTGCAGTAGCAGGCTTAAGCTTTAAAATTGTATATAGAGCAGTAACTAAGTTTTTCAATAATGCCTCCTCGCTAAAAGATGCCTTACCAATGGGCATATGAATTATACCGTATCTATCTGTTCTAAATTCAACTTTCCCCGACTTATACTCTTTTACCGTTTTGTATATATCTTGAGTAACAGTACCACTCTTAGGATTGGGCATTAGTCCTCTTGGTCCTAAAATTTTTCCTAACCTTGAAGGGATCTTTAAGGTACCCATAATATCTGGTGTTGCTATTGCTACATCAAAATCTAACCATCCTCCCTCAATCTGTTTTACTAAATCCTCTCCTCCTACATAATCTGCTCCTGCTTCTCTTGCCTCCTGAGCCTTCTCTCCTTCAGCAAAAACCAAAACCTTCTTCTCCTTACCAGTCCCATAAGGTAAGACTACTGTACCTCTTACCTGTTGATCCGCATGTCTTGGATCAACCCCTAATCTTACAGAAAGATTAATAGTTTCATCAAATTTAGCATTAGCCAACTTCTTTACCAGACTAACTGCTTCTTCCAAGGAATATTGCTTATTGGGCTCAATCAATGTTAAAAGCTGTAAATATCTTTTTCCATGTTTTGCCATTTAAGACTCCTCCTTATTTTTATCCTTCAACAATCTCAATCCCCATACTTCTTGCAGTACCTGCTATTATTCTCATAGCAGCTTCTATATCATTAGCATTCAAATCTTTCATTTTAATTTCTGCAATTTCTCTTAATTTGCTCTTTGTTATTTTACCAATCTTATTTTTATTTGGCTCTCCCGAGCCTTTTTCAGCTCCCACAGCCTTCTTAAGAAGTTCTGAAGCAGGGGGTGTTTTTGTTACAAAAGTAAAACTCCTATCTTCGTAAATAGTTATTTCTACAGGAATGATTCCTTCTTGTCCTGCAGTAGCAGCATTATATGCCTTACAAAATTCCATAATATTTACTCCATATTGACCTAAAGCAGGTCCAACAGGTGGAGCTGGTGTTGCCTTCCCTGCAGTCAAATTTAATTTAACTTTACCAACTACTTTTTTTGGCAATTTTAATTCCCTCCTTAATCAGTTTTTTCTACTTGAGAATGATCGATCTCTGTAGGAGTTTCTCTCCCAAATATAGAGAGTAAAACAACCACAGTTCCTTTTTCTGGATACACTTCCTCAACTCTTCCCTCATATCCCATAAAGGGACCACTTTTTATATATACTTTATCGCCTTTTTTAACTTTAAGCTCTGGCTTTATTTCCTTTTGCTCTATAAACTTTCTAATCCAATGTTCCTCCTCCGGATTTAGAGGACTGGGCTTTCCTTGTGCTCCTACAAAGCCAGTAACACCCGCTGTATTTCTAATCAATCTTTGAGCTTCTTCGTCGTCAACCATTTTAATGAACAAATAGCCTGGGAAAACCTTCTTTGACTGAATTATCTTTCTTCCACCTCTAACAACCATTACCTTCTCTTCAGGAACAATTATCTCAAAAATTTTATCATCCAAATGTAATAATTTTATCTGTCTCTCTATAATTGCTTTTACCTTATGTTCATGCCCTGCTAACGTATGTATCACATACCATTTAGCCTCAGACATAGATATCATATTCCTTTCTAACCTGCAAATCTTCCTAATATTAATGATGTTAATGCGCTAAAAATAAAATCATAAAAAGCAATAAGAGCAATTAAAAATATAAGCATTACCCCTAAGGCAAGAGAAAGTTTTAATACCTTGTCTCTATCGGGCCATAAAACCTTTTTTAACTCC is a genomic window containing:
- a CDS encoding 50S ribosomal protein L7/L12, with the protein product MNKEEIIQAIKEMKVLELVELVKALEEEFGVSAAMPVAAVATAAPGAAAAPVEEKTTFDVILKDAGPNKIKVLKVVREVTGLGLKEAKDLVDSTPKPVKEGVSKEEAEDIKKKLEAEGAVVEIK
- a CDS encoding 50S ribosomal protein L10; protein product: MPKPEKELKVEEIYEKLSKANSVIFTEFSGLTVADLTQLRAKLRGVGAEYRVVKNTLALRAFKKFMPSKNVEDYLVGPTAFTYCYNDPFTTLKILLDFSKEHEKLKLKGGIVEGELYNAEEIKALANLPPKEVLLSQLIGSISAPLTRLVMSLNWPVNKLVWTLNAIKNEKEKISE
- a CDS encoding 50S ribosomal protein L1; the encoded protein is MAKHGKRYLQLLTLIEPNKQYSLEEAVSLVKKLANAKFDETINLSVRLGVDPRHADQQVRGTVVLPYGTGKEKKVLVFAEGEKAQEAREAGADYVGGEDLVKQIEGGWLDFDVAIATPDIMGTLKIPSRLGKILGPRGLMPNPKSGTVTQDIYKTVKEYKSGKVEFRTDRYGIIHMPIGKASFSEEALLKNLVTALYTILKLKPATAKGQYFKSVYISPSMGPSIPIDTKNLTEVLRREEVA
- the rplK gene encoding 50S ribosomal protein L11 — its product is MPKKVVGKVKLNLTAGKATPAPPVGPALGQYGVNIMEFCKAYNAATAGQEGIIPVEITIYEDRSFTFVTKTPPASELLKKAVGAEKGSGEPNKNKIGKITKSKLREIAEIKMKDLNANDIEAAMRIIAGTARSMGIEIVEG
- the nusG gene encoding transcription termination/antitermination factor NusG — translated: MSEAKWYVIHTLAGHEHKVKAIIERQIKLLHLDDKIFEIIVPEEKVMVVRGGRKIIQSKKVFPGYLFIKMVDDEEAQRLIRNTAGVTGFVGAQGKPSPLNPEEEHWIRKFIEQKEIKPELKVKKGDKVYIKSGPFMGYEGRVEEVYPEKGTVVVLLSIFGRETPTEIDHSQVEKTD
- the secE gene encoding preprotein translocase subunit SecE, giving the protein MAVKSKLTLKDRIRNFWINEKAELKKVLWPDRDKVLKLSLALGVMLIFLIALIAFYDFIFSALTSLILGRFAG